A genome region from Gambusia affinis linkage group LG24, SWU_Gaff_1.0, whole genome shotgun sequence includes the following:
- the poglut1 gene encoding protein O-glucosyltransferase 1 isoform X2 produces the protein MATTVQKGVGTHYQIIGHKLYREHNCMFPARCSGVEHFILEVVDRLPDVEMVVNVRDYPQVPNWVQPVLPVFSFSKTPDYLDIMYPAWTFWEGGPAVWPIYPTGLGRWDLMRDELKKSAAQWPWKKKESRGFFRGSRTSAERDPLILLSREAPDLVDAEYTKNQAWRSEKDTLGRPPAKEIPLVDHCKYKYLFNFRGVAASFRLKHLFLCGSLVFHVGDEWQEFFYPQLKPWVHFVPVKQDLSDVRELIQFVKENDSVAQDIASRGQEFILNHLQMGEITCYWEKLLSEFSQLLTYKPKQRSNYKQIVQKSVKTEL, from the exons ATGGCAACCACGGTTCAGAAAGGTGTGGGAACCCACTACCAGATCATCGGACACAAGCTGTACCGAGAGCACAACTGCATGTTCCCTGCAAG gTGCAGTGGAGTGGAGCATTTCATCCTGGAGGTTGTGGACAGGCTGCCTGACGTGGAGATGGTGGTGAATGTGAGAGATTACCCTCAGGTGCCCAACTGGGTCCAACCGGTTCTGCCCGTCTTCTCGTTCAGTAAG acgCCAGACTATCTGGACATCATGTATCCGGCGTGGACGTTTTGGGAAGGCGGGCCCGCCGTGTGGCCCATATACCCCACCGGACTGGGCAGATGGGATCTGATGAGAGATGAGctgaaaaa GTCTGCAGCTCAGTGGCCttggaagaagaaagagagcaGAGGATTCTTCAGAGGTTCCAG AACCAGCGCTGAGCGCGACCCACTCATCCTTCTGTCCAGAGAAGCTCCAGATCTGGTGGATGCTGAGTACACcaagaaccaggcctggaggtccgAAAAG GACACACTCGGCAGACCTCCAGCTAAAGAAATCCCTCTGGTAGATCACTGTAAATACAA atatttatttaacttcCGGGGTGTGGCGGCGAGTTTTCGCCTCAAACATCTCTTCCTCTGCGGTTCGTTGGTGTTTCATGTGGGCGACGAGTGGCAGGAGTTTTTCTACCCTCAGCTCAAACCCTGGGTCCACTTCGTCCCGGTCAAACAGGACTTATCTGACGTCAG AGAGCTGATTCAGTTTGTCAAAGAAAACGATTCTGTCGCACAAGATATCGCCTCCAG AGGTCAGGAGTTCATCCTGAACCACCTTCAAATGGGAGAAATCACGTGTTACTGGGAGAAGCTCCTGAGCGAGTTCAGCCAGCTGCTCACCTACAAACCCAAACAGAGGAGCAACTACAAACAGATTGTCCAGAAATCCGTCAAAACGGAGCTTTAA
- the poglut1 gene encoding protein O-glucosyltransferase 1 isoform X1 codes for MERWFLWVSLLLLQVCGFCSADNTWKEIQEKVSAAVKGYKTCNPVNCSCHLGVLHHDLKPFERGISQDVMATTVQKGVGTHYQIIGHKLYREHNCMFPARCSGVEHFILEVVDRLPDVEMVVNVRDYPQVPNWVQPVLPVFSFSKTPDYLDIMYPAWTFWEGGPAVWPIYPTGLGRWDLMRDELKKSAAQWPWKKKESRGFFRGSRTSAERDPLILLSREAPDLVDAEYTKNQAWRSEKDTLGRPPAKEIPLVDHCKYKYLFNFRGVAASFRLKHLFLCGSLVFHVGDEWQEFFYPQLKPWVHFVPVKQDLSDVRELIQFVKENDSVAQDIASRGQEFILNHLQMGEITCYWEKLLSEFSQLLTYKPKQRSNYKQIVQKSVKTEL; via the exons ATGGAGCGCTGGTTTCTTTGGGTCTCTCTGTTGCTGCTTCAAGTTTGTGGCTTCTGTTCGGCTG ataacaCGTGGAAGGAAATACAAGAAAAGGTCTCAGCCGCTGTTAAAGGATACAAAACATGCAACCCTGTTAACTGCAGCTGCCATCTTGG TGTCCTCCATCATGACCTGAAGCCGTTTGAAAGGGGAATCTCTCAGGATGTCATGGCAACCACGGTTCAGAAAGGTGTGGGAACCCACTACCAGATCATCGGACACAAGCTGTACCGAGAGCACAACTGCATGTTCCCTGCAAG gTGCAGTGGAGTGGAGCATTTCATCCTGGAGGTTGTGGACAGGCTGCCTGACGTGGAGATGGTGGTGAATGTGAGAGATTACCCTCAGGTGCCCAACTGGGTCCAACCGGTTCTGCCCGTCTTCTCGTTCAGTAAG acgCCAGACTATCTGGACATCATGTATCCGGCGTGGACGTTTTGGGAAGGCGGGCCCGCCGTGTGGCCCATATACCCCACCGGACTGGGCAGATGGGATCTGATGAGAGATGAGctgaaaaa GTCTGCAGCTCAGTGGCCttggaagaagaaagagagcaGAGGATTCTTCAGAGGTTCCAG AACCAGCGCTGAGCGCGACCCACTCATCCTTCTGTCCAGAGAAGCTCCAGATCTGGTGGATGCTGAGTACACcaagaaccaggcctggaggtccgAAAAG GACACACTCGGCAGACCTCCAGCTAAAGAAATCCCTCTGGTAGATCACTGTAAATACAA atatttatttaacttcCGGGGTGTGGCGGCGAGTTTTCGCCTCAAACATCTCTTCCTCTGCGGTTCGTTGGTGTTTCATGTGGGCGACGAGTGGCAGGAGTTTTTCTACCCTCAGCTCAAACCCTGGGTCCACTTCGTCCCGGTCAAACAGGACTTATCTGACGTCAG AGAGCTGATTCAGTTTGTCAAAGAAAACGATTCTGTCGCACAAGATATCGCCTCCAG AGGTCAGGAGTTCATCCTGAACCACCTTCAAATGGGAGAAATCACGTGTTACTGGGAGAAGCTCCTGAGCGAGTTCAGCCAGCTGCTCACCTACAAACCCAAACAGAGGAGCAACTACAAACAGATTGTCCAGAAATCCGTCAAAACGGAGCTTTAA
- the timmdc1 gene encoding complex I assembly factor TIMMDC1, mitochondrial isoform X1: MTVRRTHPENEPRPAQTDSSLQGLMSTGPFQGLVQTAMPRFFCFLLPRVDAADVAAGQMPPSSSSSSSSSRPAAGSLPKIIGRPEFPDTGWQRIKDLFDQDERQRPPEEVMTVVKCGILGAFAGFLYGGLPAARLARQRYIQVSQAELYTGRMEAVRSAHNAAIRGFLRYGWRWSWRVSVIVTLFSSVSTGLSVYRNKDAVSNYVAAGAVTVGLFRLNLGLRGLLAGSVIGAVLGIPAGAVIIGLQSLTGETFRERRRRERRELYELKLAEWSARLQLTDELIDSLNVSVRPEETNKDLEKIEELLSLPRNADKDSSSQSQ, from the exons ATGACCGTCAGAAGGACACAT ccagAGAACGAGCCTCGTCCTGCTCAGACAGACTCCAGCCTCCAGGGCCTGATGAGCACCGGCCCGTTCCAGGGCCTCGTCCAGACCGCCATGCCTCGCTTCTTCTGCTTTCTGCTCCCCAGGGTGGATGCAGCTGATGTGGCTGCTGGGCAGATgcccccctcttcctcctcctcctcctcctcctctcgtCCTGCAGCCGGCTCTCTGCCAAAGATCATCGGCAGGCCAGAGTTTCCAGATACGGGATGGCAGCGCATCAAGGACCTCTTTGATCAAGA TGAGAGGCAGAGACCCCCAGAGGAGGTGATGACCGTGGTGAAGTGCGGCATTCTGGGAGCGTTCGCAGGCTTCCTGTACGGCGGCCTGCCGGCTGCGCGCCTCGCCAGGCAGAGGTACATCCAGGTCAGCCAGGCGGAGCTGTACACGGGTCGCATGGAAGCCGTC CGCTCCGCTCACAACGCAGCGATCCGAGGTTTTCTACGGTACGGCTGGAGATGGAGCTGGAGAGTTTCTGTTATTGTCACTTTGTTCAG CTCCGTCAGCACCGGCCTGTCTGTGTACAGAAACAAAGACGCTGTCAGTAATTACGTTGCAGCTGGAG CTGTCACGGTCGGCCTCTTCAGGCTGAACCTGGGCCTGAGAGGCCTGCTGGCTGGGAGCGTCATCGGAGCCGTGCTGGG GATTCCTGCGGGTGCCGTGATCATCGGCTTGCAGTCTCTGACAGGAGAAACCTTTAGAGAGCGGAGACGGCGAGAACGACGAGAGCTCTACGAACTAAAACTCGCAGAATG GTCGGCCCGTCTGCAGCTGACCGATGAGCTGATCGACAGTTTGAACGTCAGCGTTCGGCCAGAAGAAACCAATAAGGACCTGGAGAAGATCGAGGAGCTGCTCAGTTTACCTCGCAACGCCGACAAAGACTCGAGCAGCCAATCACAGTAG
- the timmdc1 gene encoding complex I assembly factor TIMMDC1, mitochondrial isoform X2 yields MQLMWLLGRCPPLPPPPPPPLVLQPALCQRSSAGQSFQIRDGSASRTSLIKSLDDFFYSDCSERQRPPEEVMTVVKCGILGAFAGFLYGGLPAARLARQRYIQVSQAELYTGRMEAVRSAHNAAIRGFLRYGWRWSWRVSVIVTLFSSVSTGLSVYRNKDAVSNYVAAGAVTVGLFRLNLGLRGLLAGSVIGAVLGIPAGAVIIGLQSLTGETFRERRRRERRELYELKLAEWSARLQLTDELIDSLNVSVRPEETNKDLEKIEELLSLPRNADKDSSSQSQ; encoded by the exons ATGCAGCTGATGTGGCTGCTGGGCAGATgcccccctcttcctcctcctcctcctcctcctctcgtCCTGCAGCCGGCTCTCTGCCAAAGATCATCGGCAGGCCAGAGTTTCCAGATACGGGATGGCAGCGCATCAAGGACCTCTTTGATCAAGA gtCTGGACGACTTTTTCTATTCTGATTGTAGTGAGAGGCAGAGACCCCCAGAGGAGGTGATGACCGTGGTGAAGTGCGGCATTCTGGGAGCGTTCGCAGGCTTCCTGTACGGCGGCCTGCCGGCTGCGCGCCTCGCCAGGCAGAGGTACATCCAGGTCAGCCAGGCGGAGCTGTACACGGGTCGCATGGAAGCCGTC CGCTCCGCTCACAACGCAGCGATCCGAGGTTTTCTACGGTACGGCTGGAGATGGAGCTGGAGAGTTTCTGTTATTGTCACTTTGTTCAG CTCCGTCAGCACCGGCCTGTCTGTGTACAGAAACAAAGACGCTGTCAGTAATTACGTTGCAGCTGGAG CTGTCACGGTCGGCCTCTTCAGGCTGAACCTGGGCCTGAGAGGCCTGCTGGCTGGGAGCGTCATCGGAGCCGTGCTGGG GATTCCTGCGGGTGCCGTGATCATCGGCTTGCAGTCTCTGACAGGAGAAACCTTTAGAGAGCGGAGACGGCGAGAACGACGAGAGCTCTACGAACTAAAACTCGCAGAATG GTCGGCCCGTCTGCAGCTGACCGATGAGCTGATCGACAGTTTGAACGTCAGCGTTCGGCCAGAAGAAACCAATAAGGACCTGGAGAAGATCGAGGAGCTGCTCAGTTTACCTCGCAACGCCGACAAAGACTCGAGCAGCCAATCACAGTAG